Proteins from a single region of Labedella gwakjiensis:
- a CDS encoding bifunctional riboflavin kinase/FAD synthetase, which translates to MIVFDGPGAVPADFGPSAVTIGKFDGVHAGHRAVIAELLADARAAGLASVVVTFDRHPLALLRPELRPEPLVGVDQKLRLLGETGVDATLLLTFDEALARLTPEEFVSHVLVERVHARSVLVGEDFRFGRGGAGDVAELERLGTLYGFTVRTVGDVLVGQAGRVSSTRIRALLGDGDVAGAGELLGHVPTVRGVVVHGAKRGRELGFPTANLSPDSDGLIPADGIYAGWFEVDGSVYPAAISVGDNPTFEGVPQRQVEAYLLDQDIDLYGKVVDVRFVERIRGMVAYEGIEPLIRQMTDDVRRVREVLGCG; encoded by the coding sequence ATGATCGTCTTCGACGGACCCGGCGCCGTTCCCGCCGACTTCGGACCATCCGCCGTGACGATCGGCAAGTTCGACGGCGTCCACGCCGGTCATCGCGCGGTCATCGCGGAGCTGCTCGCCGATGCGCGCGCGGCCGGACTCGCGAGCGTCGTGGTCACCTTCGATCGTCATCCTCTCGCGCTCCTGCGCCCCGAGCTGCGCCCGGAGCCCCTCGTGGGCGTCGATCAGAAGCTGCGCCTCCTGGGCGAGACGGGGGTCGACGCGACCCTGCTCCTCACCTTCGACGAGGCGCTCGCGCGCCTGACACCGGAGGAGTTCGTGTCGCACGTCCTCGTCGAGCGGGTTCACGCCCGTTCGGTGCTCGTGGGGGAGGACTTCCGTTTCGGGCGCGGCGGGGCCGGCGACGTCGCGGAGCTCGAGCGCCTCGGCACGCTGTATGGCTTCACCGTTCGAACCGTCGGCGACGTGCTCGTGGGCCAGGCCGGTCGTGTGTCCTCGACGCGCATCCGTGCGCTCCTCGGCGACGGCGACGTCGCGGGGGCCGGCGAACTCCTCGGACATGTCCCCACGGTCCGCGGGGTGGTCGTGCACGGAGCGAAGCGCGGCCGTGAGCTCGGGTTCCCGACCGCCAACCTCTCGCCCGATTCGGACGGACTCATCCCCGCCGACGGCATCTACGCCGGCTGGTTCGAGGTGGACGGCAGCGTCTATCCCGCAGCGATCTCCGTGGGGGACAACCCGACGTTCGAGGGTGTCCCGCAGCGACAGGTCGAGGCCTATCTCCTGGACCAGGACATCGACCTGTACGGGAAGGTCGTCGACGTGCGCTTCGTCGAGCGAATCCGCGGCATGGTCGCGTACGAGGGCATCGAGCCCCTCATCCGGCAGATGACCGACGATGTGCGGCGCGTGCGCGAGGTCCTCGGCTGCGGCTGA
- a CDS encoding maleylpyruvate isomerase family mycothiol-dependent enzyme, whose product MARSSSADDDRGTAIARALETLADTLSTASDAQWNTESLCAGWTAKDAIAHLVWRVGSPTPQLVGDIARATVSGRHLNPMSSMDGIARNRASTVSGWDLVGELRLIAEDKRSGRGRINPGELFEVVVHGYDAAHPAGLHVPFAAATTHSVGRQASALAGLRTRVALRSRTMLAVDDGWSVGRGPVIEGTAESVILYLTGRRAPGGGRSRVLAPIRPGTPHPGVV is encoded by the coding sequence ATGGCACGATCATCCTCCGCAGACGACGACCGCGGAACAGCGATCGCACGTGCTCTCGAGACACTCGCTGACACCCTGTCGACCGCGAGCGATGCACAGTGGAACACCGAGAGCCTCTGCGCAGGGTGGACCGCCAAGGACGCCATCGCCCACCTCGTCTGGCGCGTCGGCTCTCCCACACCCCAGCTGGTGGGCGACATCGCACGCGCGACGGTGTCGGGTCGTCACCTGAACCCGATGTCGTCGATGGACGGCATCGCCCGCAATCGAGCATCGACCGTGTCCGGCTGGGACCTCGTCGGCGAACTGCGCCTGATCGCGGAGGACAAGCGCTCAGGCCGCGGACGCATCAACCCCGGCGAACTCTTCGAGGTCGTCGTCCACGGCTACGACGCGGCCCACCCGGCGGGACTGCACGTGCCCTTCGCCGCCGCCACGACGCATTCCGTGGGTCGACAGGCGTCGGCCCTCGCGGGCCTCCGCACGCGAGTCGCGCTCCGCAGCCGCACGATGCTCGCCGTCGACGACGGCTGGAGCGTGGGACGAGGCCCCGTCATCGAGGGTACGGCCGAGAGCGTGATCCTGTACCTCACCGGTCGACGGGCACCGGGCGGCGGTCGCAGCCGCGTGCTCGCACCCATACGACCGGGCACTCCGCACCCCGGCGTCGTCTGA
- the mmuM gene encoding homocysteine S-methyltransferase gives MGSFTDLLGASPVVLDGGLGTLLDARGYDASGHLWSARVLREEPDAIASAHDAFFAAGARIATSASYQVSSDGFLRAGLSETEAARALGTSVRLARESAERAGTGHVVAASVGPYGATLADGSEYHGRYGRTVAELEAWHRPRIERLWAAGPDVLAIETIPSLAEAEAVARALDGTGAVAWLSVTVAGGVTRSGDSLHDVFSVADETPEIAATGVNCCAPIEVTTALRAVAHATRKPAVVYPNSGEEWDAKNRRWMGSPALPSDLLAEWLNEGAALIGGCCRVAPEHIATIADTVRRPRP, from the coding sequence GTGGGAAGCTTCACCGACCTCCTCGGCGCGAGCCCCGTCGTGCTCGACGGCGGGCTCGGGACGCTCCTCGACGCGCGCGGATACGACGCGAGCGGGCACCTGTGGAGCGCCAGGGTCCTGAGGGAGGAACCGGACGCCATCGCGAGCGCGCACGACGCCTTCTTCGCGGCCGGAGCCCGAATCGCCACCTCGGCCTCTTACCAGGTGTCGAGCGACGGCTTCCTCCGTGCGGGCCTGTCGGAGACCGAGGCGGCTCGGGCTCTCGGCACGAGCGTTCGGCTGGCGCGCGAGTCCGCCGAACGGGCAGGGACAGGACACGTCGTCGCCGCCTCCGTCGGACCGTACGGGGCGACCCTCGCCGACGGCTCGGAGTACCACGGGCGATACGGACGCACCGTCGCCGAGCTCGAGGCATGGCACCGGCCACGGATCGAACGGCTCTGGGCCGCGGGTCCCGACGTGCTGGCGATCGAGACGATCCCCTCTCTCGCCGAGGCCGAGGCCGTCGCTCGCGCACTCGACGGCACCGGGGCCGTCGCCTGGCTGAGCGTGACCGTGGCCGGCGGCGTGACACGATCGGGCGATTCCCTCCACGACGTGTTCTCGGTGGCCGACGAGACGCCGGAGATCGCGGCGACGGGCGTGAACTGCTGCGCACCCATCGAGGTGACGACGGCTCTGCGCGCCGTCGCTCATGCCACGCGGAAACCCGCCGTCGTCTATCCCAACTCGGGCGAGGAATGGGACGCCAAGAATCGCCGGTGGATGGGGAGCCCGGCGCTTCCGTCCGACCTCCTCGCGGAGTGGCTCAACGAGGGAGCCGCGCTCATCGGAGGGTGCTGCCGCGTTGCGCCGGAGCACATCGCGACGATCGCCGACACCGTGCGGCGCCCCAGGCCGTGA